From a single Phalacrocorax carbo chromosome 10, bPhaCar2.1, whole genome shotgun sequence genomic region:
- the ZFAND2A gene encoding AN1-type zinc finger protein 2A isoform X4: protein MPIPVQRGEIPDIVVGAHMDKDCKYNPAQQKQRIFTNKCLKPGCKRKEMMEVLCEQCGGNFCIKHRHPLDHDCKGSSHPTSKAGYAALRASQTAFKSTGAIGVPSNGSLQHNSVFLCLSDADSRGSSSGSNLCLI from the exons ATGCCTATCCCGGTTCAGAGAGGGGAAATACCAGATATTGTGGTTGGAGCCCACATGGACAAGGACTGCAAATACAATCcagcacagcaaaagcagagg ATATTCACAAACAAGTGCTTAAAGCCAGGCTGCAAAAGGAAAGAGATGATGGAGGTACTTTGTGAACAGTGTGGTGGCAACTTCTGCATAAAACATCGGCATCCTCTGGATCATGACTGTAAAGGGAGCAGCCATCCCACCTCCAAGGCAGG ATACGCTGCTCTGAGAGCCTCTCAAACTGCCTTCAAGTCAACGGGAGCAATTGGAGTGCCATCTAATGGGAGTCTTCAGCACAACAG TGTGTTCTTATGTCTTTCAGATGCAGATAGTAGAGGCTCTTCATCTGGATCAAACCTCTGTCTAATTTAA
- the ZFAND2A gene encoding AN1-type zinc finger protein 2A isoform X2, which translates to MELPGLGEHCSERACRQLDFLPLRCDACGEVFCKDHIRYDDHKCSSAYKKNVQVPVCPLCNMPIPVQRGEIPDIVVGAHMDKDCKYNPAQQKQRIFTNKCLKPGCKRKEMMEVLCEQCGGNFCIKHRHPLDHDCKGSSHPTSKAGYAALRASQTAFKSTGAIGVPSNGSLQHNRCR; encoded by the exons aTGGAGCTCCCGGGGCTGGGCGAGCACTGCTCGGAGCGCGCCTGTCGGCAGCTGG ACTTCCTTCCTCTGAGATGTGATGCATGTGGGGAAGTCTTCTGTAAAGATCACATCCGCTATGATGATCACAAGTGTAGCTCTGCCTACAAGAAG AATGTGCAGGTTCCGGTGTGTCCGCTCTGTAACATGCCTATCCCGGTTCAGAGAGGGGAAATACCAGATATTGTGGTTGGAGCCCACATGGACAAGGACTGCAAATACAATCcagcacagcaaaagcagagg ATATTCACAAACAAGTGCTTAAAGCCAGGCTGCAAAAGGAAAGAGATGATGGAGGTACTTTGTGAACAGTGTGGTGGCAACTTCTGCATAAAACATCGGCATCCTCTGGATCATGACTGTAAAGGGAGCAGCCATCCCACCTCCAAGGCAGG ATACGCTGCTCTGAGAGCCTCTCAAACTGCCTTCAAGTCAACGGGAGCAATTGGAGTGCCATCTAATGGGAGTCTTCAGCACAACAG ATGCAGATAG
- the ZFAND2A gene encoding AN1-type zinc finger protein 2A isoform X3 produces MELPGLGEHCSERACRQLDFLPLRCDACGEVFCKDHIRYDDHKCSSAYKKNVQVPVCPLCNMPIPVQRGEIPDIVVGAHMDKDCKYNPAQQKQRIFTNKCLKPGCKRKEMMEVLCEQCGGNFCIKHRHPLDHDCKGSSHPTSKAG; encoded by the exons aTGGAGCTCCCGGGGCTGGGCGAGCACTGCTCGGAGCGCGCCTGTCGGCAGCTGG ACTTCCTTCCTCTGAGATGTGATGCATGTGGGGAAGTCTTCTGTAAAGATCACATCCGCTATGATGATCACAAGTGTAGCTCTGCCTACAAGAAG AATGTGCAGGTTCCGGTGTGTCCGCTCTGTAACATGCCTATCCCGGTTCAGAGAGGGGAAATACCAGATATTGTGGTTGGAGCCCACATGGACAAGGACTGCAAATACAATCcagcacagcaaaagcagagg ATATTCACAAACAAGTGCTTAAAGCCAGGCTGCAAAAGGAAAGAGATGATGGAGGTACTTTGTGAACAGTGTGGTGGCAACTTCTGCATAAAACATCGGCATCCTCTGGATCATGACTGTAAAGGGAGCAGCCATCCCACCTCCAAGGCAGGGTAA
- the ZFAND2A gene encoding AN1-type zinc finger protein 2A isoform X1, with the protein MELPGLGEHCSERACRQLDFLPLRCDACGEVFCKDHIRYDDHKCSSAYKKNVQVPVCPLCNMPIPVQRGEIPDIVVGAHMDKDCKYNPAQQKQRIFTNKCLKPGCKRKEMMEVLCEQCGGNFCIKHRHPLDHDCKGSSHPTSKAGYAALRASQTAFKSTGAIGVPSNGSLQHNSVFLCLSDADSRGSSSGSNLCLI; encoded by the exons aTGGAGCTCCCGGGGCTGGGCGAGCACTGCTCGGAGCGCGCCTGTCGGCAGCTGG ACTTCCTTCCTCTGAGATGTGATGCATGTGGGGAAGTCTTCTGTAAAGATCACATCCGCTATGATGATCACAAGTGTAGCTCTGCCTACAAGAAG AATGTGCAGGTTCCGGTGTGTCCGCTCTGTAACATGCCTATCCCGGTTCAGAGAGGGGAAATACCAGATATTGTGGTTGGAGCCCACATGGACAAGGACTGCAAATACAATCcagcacagcaaaagcagagg ATATTCACAAACAAGTGCTTAAAGCCAGGCTGCAAAAGGAAAGAGATGATGGAGGTACTTTGTGAACAGTGTGGTGGCAACTTCTGCATAAAACATCGGCATCCTCTGGATCATGACTGTAAAGGGAGCAGCCATCCCACCTCCAAGGCAGG ATACGCTGCTCTGAGAGCCTCTCAAACTGCCTTCAAGTCAACGGGAGCAATTGGAGTGCCATCTAATGGGAGTCTTCAGCACAACAG TGTGTTCTTATGTCTTTCAGATGCAGATAGTAGAGGCTCTTCATCTGGATCAAACCTCTGTCTAATTTAA